In one Silene latifolia isolate original U9 population chromosome 10, ASM4854445v1, whole genome shotgun sequence genomic region, the following are encoded:
- the LOC141607255 gene encoding uncharacterized protein LOC141607255, which translates to MGKTFTQFGLDHLHFEQQIILQCTRDISDALNAPVPLLQLASRKQLNVKQRTAYKAIIEHVKAAKGGAFIIDGPGGTGKTFLYGALYAKVRSIGQICLPTTTSGIAASNLPTGRTTHSRFKNPLDTEETLTCDVPKQGGLACLIREAALIIWDEASMAKRENIEAVNMLFQDVCNSSELFGGKVIVFGGEFRQVLPVIPRRTQQEAVEASIVSFPIWQQLTKFQLTENIRAKEDPEFSDFLLKLGNGELQTEESSLVSLPQQLILEKKKDEQPEQTLIDNIFPEIKETTFTPEIFNDRAILTPRNVDVDSITACLLINFLGQSTFTIVLIALWTTTQTYIQLNF; encoded by the coding sequence ATGGGGAAGACGTTTACCCAGTTTGGTTTGGACCATTTGCACTTTGAACAACAAATAATATTACAGTGTACAAGGGATATCAGTGACGCTTTGAACGCTCCAGTGCCCCTTCTACAGCTTGCCTCTCGAAAACAGTTAAATGTTAAGCAACGCACTGCGTATAAGGCAATCATTGAACATGTAAAGGCTGCAAAAGGAGGTGCATTTATTATAGATGGACCAGGTGGGACTGGAAAGACTTTCTTGTATGGAGCTTTGTATGCGAAGGTCCGTTCAATAGGTCAAATATGCTTACCAACAACAACCTCTGGAATAGCTGCCTCAAATTTGCCAACTGGCCGAACAACTCATTCCAGGTTTAAAAACCCTCTTGATACTGAAGAGACGTTAACGTGCGATGTACCAAAACAAGGAGGGTTAGCGTGCCTAATAAGGGAAGCTGCCTTAATCATTTGGGATGAAGCTTCAATGGCAAAAAGGGAGAATATTGAGGCTGTAAATATGCTATTTCAAGATGTATGCAATAGTTCCGAGTTATTTGGTGGCAAAGTAATAGTTTTTGGGGGAGAATTTCGTCAGGTACTTCCTGTTATTCCAAGACGTACACAACAGGAAGCAGTTGAAGCCAGCATTGTCAGTTTTCCTATCTGGCAACAACTAACCAAATTTCAGTTAACTGAGAATATAAGGGCAAAGGAAGACCCCGAATTTTCAGATTTTTTACTGAAGTTAGGCAATGGAGAGTTGCAAACAGAAGAAAGCAGTTTAGTGTCACTACCGCAACAGCTGAtccttgaaaaaaaaaaggacgaaCAACCAGAACAGACCTTGATTGACAATATCTTCCCAGAGATTAAGGAAACCACGTTTACTCCTGAAATTTTCAACGACCGAGCCATTTTAACTCCAAGGAATGTTGATGTTGACTCTATAACAGCATGCTTATTGATCAATTTTCTGGGACAAAGCACATTTACCATAGTTTTGATAGCGTTGTGGACGACAACTCAAACGTATATCCAGCTGAATTTCTAA